The sequence AGGTGGCGGCGCGCTTCCGCGACCGGCACCCGGAGGCCACCGCGCTCTCCGCCGGAATGAGCGGCGACCTCGAAGCGGCCATCAAATACGGCGCGACACATGTCCGCGTCGGCAGCGCGTTGCTCGGAATGCGTCCCACGCTGCGGTAGCCTGACCGCGGTAGAAGCAAATTACATCTGTGTTGTTTGAGGGAACGGCGTCCCGTTGTCGGGGGCCACGGCGGGCGGCCGCGAATCGCCTGTCGGGGGATTGCCGATCCGATCCGGTGGGCATGGATTGTCCATTCGTGATCAGGCGACACGGCACGGGGGTGCGTGCCGCACGGCGGACGGAAGGGCGCGGGATGGGTGCACTGCGCAAGGCGGGGGTCTGGCTCGGTCTCGTCGAGGAGGATGACGAGCGGGCCTACGACGACGGCTATGACAAGCCCGGCTACCGCGACTCGCGGTACCGGTCGAGCCGGTACTCCGAGGAGTTCGCCGACGACGAGGACGAGTCGGAGGAGCCGCCGGCGCCGCGCCCGCGGCTCGGCGAGCGGGGCCGGCTGAGCGAGCGCGGCGCGGGCCGGGCCCTGGAGGCCGACCGCTCCGACGACGATCGTCCGGAGCGGGTCGAGCGGTCCAGCGTCCGCTCGATCACCCGGTCCGGTGCGGGGGAGACCTCGGGTGCGTTGACCTACCACACCCGGGACAACCTGGCCCTGGCTCCGCAGACCCAGTCGCGCGAGCGGGCGGTGGTCGCCGAGGAGGAGCAGCGTTACCAGATCACCACGCTGCACCCGACCACGTACCGGGAGGCGCGCACCATCGGCGAGCACTTCCGCGACGGCGTTCCGGTGATCATCAACCTCACCGAGATGGACGAGGCGGACGCCCGCCGACTGGTGGACTTCGCCGCCGGGCTGGCGTTCGGTCTGCGCGGTACGATCGAGCGCGTGACCAACCGGGTGTTCCTGCTCTCACCGGCCAACGTCCAGGTCACCGCGGAGGACAAGGCCAAGATTGCTGAGGGCGGCTTTTTCAGCCTGAGCTAAGTCCGCCCGACCAAGGGACGTCGCCTGCCGTGTTGTCGATCGTGCTCCAAGCGCTGTACCTGCTCCTGTACCTCTTCCTAATTGTGCTGTTGGCCCGATTCGTTCTCAGCGCCGTACTGCAGTACGGTCGCCGGTGGCAACCGGGACGCGGGGCATCGGCGGGACTGGAATCCGTGTGGAGCGTCACTGATCCGCCTCTCAAGGCGTTGAGGCGTGTGATCCCTCCACTGCGAATTGGTACCGTGAGCATCGACCTGGCCTCCCTTGTGCTCCTGGTTATCCTGTTCGTGCTGATGGAGTTCGTGTTGAAGCGGTTGATCATCGGATGAACGTCCGGTGGCCCAGCCCGCTACGCGGCCGCAACTGACCCGAGGAGTTTCGATGCCGCTGACCCCGGCCGACGTCCACAACGTCGCCTTCAAAAAGCCGCCGATCGGCAAGCGGGGGTATGACGAGGAGGAGGTCGACGCCTTCCTGGACGAGGTCGAGCGCGAGCTTGCCCGTCTTATCGAGGAGAACAACGAGCTGCGCGCCCAGGTGGAGCGCGGCGGCCGTGGTGGCGCTCCCGCCGGCCCCGGCGGCGACGCCCGTCTCGCGGCGGAGCTCAACGACGTCAAGGCCCAGCTCGACCGGGTGCAGCGCGACAAGGCCGCGGCCGAGCAGGCCGCCCGGGCCATGCAGGCCGAGCTGGAGCAGGTCCGGTCCGCTGGTGGCCCGGCCGGCGGCGGCGACGGCGAGCAGCAGGCGCTGCGCGTGTTGATGATGGCCCAGCGCACCGCCGACGACCACGTGTCCGACGCCCGCCGCGAGGCCGACCAGCTGCTCTCCGAGGCCCGGTCCAAGGCCGAGGAGGTCACCCGCGAGGCGCGCGCCAAGGCCGACGCCCTCGAGCGGGACGCCCGCCAGCGGCACCAGGAGGCCATGGGCGGCCTGGACGCCAAGCGCACCGCGCTGCAGAAGCACATCGAGGAGCTCAAGCAGTTCGAGCGCGAGTACCGCACCCGGCTCAAGGCGTACCTGGAGAGCCAGCTGCGGGACCTCGACGGCCGGGGCCAGGGCCTGGAGGCCGAGATGACCCGCACCGAGGGCAGCCGCGCCGCCACCGGCAACGGGCTGGCCGCCGCGAGCCTCGCCGGCTCGTACGGCGGCGGTCGCTCCGGCGCTCTCGAAGCCGGTCGCTGATCCACGGTCGGCGGCCGTCGCCCGACGGTCGTCGACCGCGCCACACCGACACGACGCGGCGGGGGTGAGCCGTGATAGTCGCAAGTCTGCTGCTCATCCTCGTCGCGGTCGTACTGCTGGTGGTCGGTCTCGCTGACGGCTCCAGCACCCTGTTGATCAGTTCCATCGCGGCCAGCCTGTTGGCAGCCGTCGCGTTGGTCGCGGGCGCCCGCCAGGTGGCCGCCACCAAGGCGACGACGGACCGGCCCGGGCCGCGCGCGGGCCGGGGCTTCGCGGGTACGCCCCGCGGCACGACCCCGCCGGAGCCCTACGCCCCGGTGGAGTCGGAGATCCCCGTCCAGCACGTTCCCACGACGAGCGGCACCGGTGGCGACGGGTGGCGGCAACCGCCCGAGCCGCCGGTGACCGGCGACGCCGACCCGTGGGAGCCGCAGGCCGAGAGTCCGTGGGACTCCGACAGCGTGGCCGCGCGCCGCGCACCGGACGCGGACCCGGCGTGGCAGGCCACGTCGACCGCCGGGCGGTCCCGCGACGTCGACGACGCCGGCCCGTGGGACTCGGTGAGTCCGGCGCCGGGCCCCTGGCGCGACGGGGCGGCCGGCGGCTGGGCGGCGGAACAGGCCGAGGTCGACGACGAACCGGAGGCCCAGGACGTGTCCCCCGCCGACGCCGCGTGGGTGGCCCGGCTCGACACCGAGGTGCGGGTGGTCGACGGCCGCCCCCGCTACCACCTGCGCTCCTGCCTCCATCTGCTGGGCCGGGACGACGAGCCGCTGCCGGTCGCCGAAGCGGTCTCGCTCGGCTTCACCCCCTGCGCGGACTGCGCGCCGAACACCACCCTGCTCGCCGACACCCGACCCGGCTGAGTCGCGTCGATGCCCACCGGGGACCCGCTCACCGTGGCGGTACGCGTCAAGCCCGGCGCCTCCCGCGCCCGCGTCGGCGGCCGCTTCGACGGCCCGCACGGCCCCGCGCTGGTGATCGCGGTGAACGCGCCGGCGGTGGACGGGCGGGCCACCGAGGCGGCCCGGAAGGCGCTGGCCGGCGCGCTCGGCGTACGACCGGCCGCGGTGTCGCTGCGCACCGGCGCGGCCAGCCGCGACAAGCTGTTCACCGTCGAGCGTCCCACCCCCGGGTTGACCGACGTGCTCCGCCGGCTGCGCGACGGATCGGACGGGTGAGGGCGCTGCGGGTCGGTGGCCCGTGACGGCGGGGCTGGACCTCGCGCTGCTGCTCGGCGCCGCCGTCCTGCTGGTGGCGATCGGCGCGGTCCGCTTCTCGACCCGCCTCGGCGTACCGAGTCTGCTGGTCTACCTGGCGCTCGGGGTGGCGATCGGGGAGGCCGGCCTCGGCATCCGCTTCGACGACGCCGAGCTGACCCGGGTGCTGGGCTTCTGTGCGCTGATCGTGATCATCGCGGAGGGCGGGTTGACCGCCCGGTGGAGCACCCTGCGCCCGGTGCTCGGGTTGGCCGCCGCCCTGTCGACGGTCGGGGTGCTGGTCAGCATCCTGGTCGTCGGCCTGGTGGTGCACCTGCTGCTCGGCCTGGACTGGCGGCTCGCCCTGCTCTACGGCGCGGTGCTCTCCTCCACCGACGCGGCGGCGGTCTTCGCCACGCTGCGCCGGCTGCGCCTGCCGCCCCGGCTGGTGGCCACGCTGGAGGCCGAGTCCGGGATGAACGACGCCCCGGTGGTGATCCTGGTGGTGCTGCTCTCCCGCGGCGCCGAGGGCGGTCACCCGTGGTGGTACGAGGTGTTCCTGGTCGGCTACGAGCTGGGCATGGGGGCGGCGGTCGGGCTCGCCGCCGGGCTGACCGGCCGCTTCGCGCTGCGCCGCGCGGCGCTGCCCTCGTCCGGGCTCTACCCGATCGCCGCGGTCGGCTTCACCGTGCTGGCGTACGCGGCCGGGGCGGTGCTGCACGCCTCCGGCTTCCTCGCCGTGTACGTGGCCGGGGTGCTGCTCGGCAACGCCCGGCTGCCGCACCGGCAGGCCATCCTCGGCTTCGCCGACGGGCTGGCCTGGCTGGCCCAGATCGGGCTGTTCGTGCTGCTCGGGCTGCTGGCCACGCCCAGCCGGCTGGACGCGGCGGTGCTGCCGGCGGTGGTCGCCGGCCTGGCCCTGCTGCTGCTGGCCCGGCCGCTGTCGGTGCTGGTGGCCGCGCTGCCGTTCCGGGTCAACCTGCGCGAGCAGGCGTTCCTGTCCTGGGCCGGGCTGCGCGGGGCGGTGCCGATCGTGCTGGCCACCATCCCGCTCTCCGAGCGGGTGCCCGGGGCGGACCGGCTCTTCGACGCGGTCTTCGTCCTGGTGGTGATCTTCACGCTGTTGCAGGCGGGGACGCTGGCGCCGGCGGCCCGCCGGTTGCGGGTGACCGCGCCCGCCGAGCTGGCCGAGATCCGGGTGGAGACGGCGCCGTTGGAGCGGATGCGGGCGGACCTGCTCCAGTTGGAGGTGCCGCCGGGGTCCCGGCTGGCCGGGGTGCACGTCGACGAACTGCGGTTGCCGGTGGGTGCCTCGGTGACCCTGGTGCTGCGCGACGGGGCGGGTTTCGTGCCCGGCCCGGACACCCGGCTCAAGGCGGGCGACAGCCTGTTGATCGTGGCGACGGCCGGGGTGCGGGACGAGGTCGAGCGGCGGCTCCGGGCGGTCAGTCGGCGGGGTCGACTGGCCAGGTGGTTTGGCGAGTACGGCGAGGATCGGGATGGCTGATCTGCTAGCGTTCCCTTTGCCCCAATTAGGGCTTACTAGGGGCTGAATAGCGGCACGACGGTGCGCCACGTTGTCGGACGCCTGTACGTTCCGTATTCTTGCCAACCTCCGGAGTGCGCGGCCGACGTTGCCGTGCGCCCGTTTCGTTACGTGGGGGACGCC comes from Micromonospora purpureochromogenes and encodes:
- a CDS encoding potassium/proton antiporter, whose protein sequence is MTAGLDLALLLGAAVLLVAIGAVRFSTRLGVPSLLVYLALGVAIGEAGLGIRFDDAELTRVLGFCALIVIIAEGGLTARWSTLRPVLGLAAALSTVGVLVSILVVGLVVHLLLGLDWRLALLYGAVLSSTDAAAVFATLRRLRLPPRLVATLEAESGMNDAPVVILVVLLSRGAEGGHPWWYEVFLVGYELGMGAAVGLAAGLTGRFALRRAALPSSGLYPIAAVGFTVLAYAAGAVLHASGFLAVYVAGVLLGNARLPHRQAILGFADGLAWLAQIGLFVLLGLLATPSRLDAAVLPAVVAGLALLLLARPLSVLVAALPFRVNLREQAFLSWAGLRGAVPIVLATIPLSERVPGADRLFDAVFVLVVIFTLLQAGTLAPAARRLRVTAPAELAEIRVETAPLERMRADLLQLEVPPGSRLAGVHVDELRLPVGASVTLVLRDGAGFVPGPDTRLKAGDSLLIVATAGVRDEVERRLRAVSRRGRLARWFGEYGEDRDG
- a CDS encoding cell division protein SepF, which encodes MGALRKAGVWLGLVEEDDERAYDDGYDKPGYRDSRYRSSRYSEEFADDEDESEEPPAPRPRLGERGRLSERGAGRALEADRSDDDRPERVERSSVRSITRSGAGETSGALTYHTRDNLALAPQTQSRERAVVAEEEQRYQITTLHPTTYREARTIGEHFRDGVPVIINLTEMDEADARRLVDFAAGLAFGLRGTIERVTNRVFLLSPANVQVTAEDKAKIAEGGFFSLS
- a CDS encoding DivIVA domain-containing protein → MPLTPADVHNVAFKKPPIGKRGYDEEEVDAFLDEVERELARLIEENNELRAQVERGGRGGAPAGPGGDARLAAELNDVKAQLDRVQRDKAAAEQAARAMQAELEQVRSAGGPAGGGDGEQQALRVLMMAQRTADDHVSDARREADQLLSEARSKAEEVTREARAKADALERDARQRHQEAMGGLDAKRTALQKHIEELKQFEREYRTRLKAYLESQLRDLDGRGQGLEAEMTRTEGSRAATGNGLAAASLAGSYGGGRSGALEAGR
- a CDS encoding DUF167 domain-containing protein, producing the protein MPTGDPLTVAVRVKPGASRARVGGRFDGPHGPALVIAVNAPAVDGRATEAARKALAGALGVRPAAVSLRTGAASRDKLFTVERPTPGLTDVLRRLRDGSDG
- a CDS encoding YggT family protein; this translates as MLSIVLQALYLLLYLFLIVLLARFVLSAVLQYGRRWQPGRGASAGLESVWSVTDPPLKALRRVIPPLRIGTVSIDLASLVLLVILFVLMEFVLKRLIIG